From Solibaculum mannosilyticum:
ACTGAGCGGTTTGGAAAGGACCATCCATCCCAACACCATTTTTGCTTATAATGAGCTTGTGTGCGACAAGCTGCGTCAGCAGCGGGACAGCGCCGTTTAAAAGAGGATCGCAACGGGCAAGCTGTGATCAAAGAGACGGTTTGCACGGTGAAAAATAAAGATATGAGCTAAAAGAAAGCGGTGAAGAAATAAAATGACTTCGCTTGAAATGACCAAGGAAATGGTGAAAATTCTGGATAACAAGAAGGCCCAAGACCTTCAGGTCATCGGGATCCGGGATCTTACCATTATCGCCGATTATTTTGTAATCGCCAGCGGCGGATCCACCACCCAGGTCAAGGCCTTGGCCGACGAGGTGGAATTCCAGATGAAGGAAAAGTTTGGGATGATGCCGCTTCGCACAGAAGGATACAATTCATCTTCCTGGATTTTGGTGGACTACGGCAATGTTGTGGTTCATGTGTTCACCAAGGACACCAGGGAGTTTTATGACCTTGAGCGCCTTTGGGCCGATGGGACGAAAGTGGAGCTTGAGGAGCTTTTATCAAACGAGGGGGACCATTCCAATGAAGTATGACTTTTCCACAGTGGAGAAGAAGTGGCAGGAAATCTGGGAAAAAGAGGGCGTTTTCCATGCCACAAACGACACATCACGCCCGAAATTTTACGCATTGGTGGAGTTTCCGTATCCGTCGGGACAGGGCCTGCACGTAGGTCATCCCCGGTCCTATACGGCTCTGGACATCATCGCAAGAAAAAAGAGGCTGCAAGGGTATAACGTCCTGTATCCCATGGGATGGGACGCCTTCGGTCTTCCCACCGAGAACTTCGCCATTAAAAACCACGTCCATCCGGCCGAAGTGACCAAACAGAACATCGCCCGCTTTAAGCAGCAGTTGGTGTCTTTGGGTCTCTCCTTTGACTGGAGCCGTGAAATCAACACCACCGATCCCAATTATTATAAATGGACCCAGTGGATTTTCCTCAAGCTGTTTGAGAAGGGCCTTGCCTACAAAAAGGAGATGGCCGTTAACTGGTGCAATTCCTGTAAATGCGTGCTGGCCAACGAGGAAGTCGTCAACGGCGTGTGTGAACGCTGCGGCGGCGAAGTGGTCCGCAAGACAAAGTCCCAGTGGATGTTGGGCATCACAAAATACGCCCAGCGCCTCATCGACGACTTGGACGGGGTGGATTATATCGAGCGGGTCAAGACCCAGCAGAGGAACTGGATCGGCCGTTCCACCGGCGCCGAAGTCAATTTCGAGACCACTTCCGGCGATACTTTGACCGTTTATACCACCCGTCCGGATACCCTGTTCGGCGCCACCTATATGGTTATTTCGCCCGAACATCCCATCCTGGAGAAGTGGGCGGACAAGCTTCACAATATGGACGAAGTCCGTACATACCAAGCGGAAGCCGCCTCCAAGTCGGATTTTGAACGCACAGAGCTGGTCAAGGATAAGACAGGCGTGCGTCTCGACGGCGTAGAGGCTATCAATCCCGTCAACGGCCGCCAGATCCCCATTTTTATCTCTGATTATGTCCTGATTTCCTACGGTACCGGCGCCATTATGGCCGTCCCGGCTCACGATACCCGCGACTGGGAATTCGCCAAGAAATTTAATTTGCCCATCATCGAAGTGGTCAAGGGCGGCGATGTGGAGAAGGAAGCCTTTACTGACTGTGCCACCGGCGTCATGGTCAATTCCGGTATGCTGGACGGACTCTCGGTGGAAGACGCCAAGGTCAAGATCGTCGATTGGCTGGAGCAGGAGAAAAAGGGCCAACCCAAAGTAAACTTCAAGTTGCGGGACTGGGTGTTCGCCCGCCAGCGTTACTGGGGCGAACCCATCCCGATTGTGCACTGCGACAAGTGCGGCTACGTGGCTCTGCCGGAGGATCAGCTACCCCTTAAGTTGCCGGAAGTGGAGTCCTATGAGCCCACGCAAAACGGCGAGTCTCCCTTGGCGGCGTTGACCGATTGGGTCAATACCACCTGCCCGAAATGCGGAGGTTCCGCCCATCGCGAGACCGATACCATGCCTCAATGGGCCGGTTCCAGCTGGTACTTTATGCGCTACTGCGATCCCCACAACAACGACGCCCTGGCGTCCAAAGAGGCTCTGGATTACTGGCTGCCGGTGGATTGGTACAACGGCGGTATGGAGCACACCACATTGCACCTGCTCTACTCCCGTTTCTGGCACAAGTTCCTTTACGATATCGGCGTGGTGTCTATGCCTGAGCCCTATGCCAAACGCACCAGCCACGGCATGATCTTGGGTGAAAACGGGGAGAAGATGTCCAAATCCCGCGGCAATGTGGTCAATCCCGACGAGATCGTCAATCAGTACGGCGCCGATACCATGCGTCTTTATGAGATGTTTATCGGTGACTTTGAGAAGTCAGCTCCCTGGAGTTCCAAGTCCATCAAGGGCTGTAAGAGATTCTTGGACCGCATCTGGGACTTGCAGGAGTGCATTGTAGAGGGCGGTATCCGTCCCGAGCTGGAGCGGAATTTCCACAAGACCATCAAAAAGGTCACCATTGACATTGAGAACTTAAAGATGAATACCGCTATCGCCGCCATGATGGCTTTGCTCAACGACATCAGTGATACCGGTTCCATCACCAAAGAGGAGTTCCGCACCCTGCTGCTGCTGTTGAATCCCTTTGCCCCCCACATCACGGAAGAGCTGTGGCAGTTGGTGGGCTTTGGCAGTATGGTGACAAGTCAAACTTGGCCCACCTACGACGAAAGCAAATGTGTGGATGACACGGTGGAGATTGTGCTTCAGATCAACGGCAAAGTGCGTAACCGCCTGGTGATCCCCGCTGACATCAGCAAAGAGGACGCCATTGCCGCCGCCAAACAGGACGATAAAATCGCAAGCCAAATTGAGGGGAAAACCATTGTAAAAGAGATCTATGTCCCCAAAAAATTGGTAAATTTGGTGGTGAAAGGATAGACGAAAATAACGGTGAGATGCCGCTTGTAGGCTGTTCCTTCCCATTTTCTGATAAATTTGAACAGCCATCATGAACTTTTTACTTGACAAATTGGTCTATTCTGTTATATAATCTTAACTACTACAGAGGTAAACCCCTGCTGATAAGCTGGAGGGGAGGGAAGACGAGATGCCAGAAGTACGCGTTAAAGAAAATGAGTCTTTGGAAAATGCTTTGAAAAGATTTAAGAGGCAGTGTGCCAGAGACAGCGTAATTGCCGAAGTTCGCAGACGGGAGGCTTATGAAAAACCCTCCGTAAGGCGGAAGAAAAAATCGGAAGCTGCCCGTAAGCGTAAGTTCCGCTAAAGGGTGCTTTGAAAAGTCGCTAAAAGAGGGCATGGGTTTCATGCCCTCTTTTTTGTGTATCTATTTTAGAAAAGAGACAAAACAAACCCAGGGGGGAAGACAAGGAATGCCCATTCGGATGCCGGATTTGATGAGAAAACGCATTATTCAGATTACGCTGGAGGACCTCCGTTCTTTTGGGATCCGGGGGCTCCTGCTGGATGTGGACAATACGCTTGCTTCCCATGGGAAGCCGGAGCCGTTGGAAGGTGTGGAGGATTGGATCACTTTTATGCGGGAAGCCGGCATCAAGATGGCCATTATCTCCAACAACGACAGCGCCAGAGTATCCCCTTTTGCCAAACGGCTGGGACTTCCATTTGTGTCCAAAGCCATGAAACCGCTTCCCTCCGGTGTAAAGAGAGGGATTCATCTGCTGGGGCTTCCGCCAGATACCATTGCAGTGGTAGGGGATCAGGTGTATACTGACGTCATGGGAGCTCACTTAGCGGGTACAAAGGCTGTCTTAGTGGAGCCGGTGGACGAATACGAGACGTGGAGTTTCCGCCTGCGCAGGAGACTGGAACGGGGTGTGATCCGCCGTTACCGTCGAATGCACGGGGAAGATGCATAAAAGCAGTGTTAAGGCAAAGGCTTATTTTAGGAGGTGACGCATTATGGCAGCACGATTTGGGCCGGCCGGAAACTCAGAGGAGTTTTACGAAGCCGGATATAAACGGACATTGGATGCACCGGCCTTTTTGCAGCAAAAGGGCCTCAATGCTTATGAATATCAGTGTGGACGAGGCGTCAATGTAAAAGAGGAGACAGCGACTAATTTGGGAAAAAAGGCTCAGGAATTTGGCGTTGGTCTCTCCATTCATGCGCCTTATTATATTTCATTGGCGTCGCCGGACGAAGCAAAACGGGATAACTCGGTAAACTATATTTTGCAATCGGCCAGAGCGGCCAAGTGGATGGGCGCCACGCGTATTGTGGTACATCCTGGCGGACTGGGCAAGTTCACCCGGGAACAGGCTACGGAGCTGGCCTGTGAGACGCTTAGAAAGGCAGTCCACGCCTTAGATGAAGAGGGCCTGGGAGATATCATCGTGTGCCCAGAGACCATGGGAAAGATCAATCAGTTGGGTAATCTGGAGGAAGTCCTGACCTTCTGCCGCTTGGATGAACGGATGCTGCCCTGTGTAGATTTCGGCCATCTCAACGCAAGAACCCTGGGAAGTCTTCAGACAAAAGAGGATTTCTTAGCCGTTTTTGACCAGATCGAAAACGCTTTGGGAGCCGACCGGATGCGTCGAATTCACGTGCATTTTTCCAAGATCGAATATTCTAAGGGGGGAGAGGTGCGTCACCTGACCTTTGAGGACATGCAGTACGGTCCGGATTATCAGTTGCTTCTGGACGCCACCCTGAAAAAGGGAGCCTCTCCCACCTTTATCTGCGAATCGGCCGGAACCCAGACTCAGGATGCTTTGGCCATGCGCCAATATTATGCAAAACAGGGCGGGGATCCGGAATTCGCCGCATCACAGGAGATGACAAATCGATGAAAAAACTATTGATTCTCAACGGTCCTAATCTCAACCTCATGGGGGAGCGGGAACCGGGTGTTTACGGCAACGAAAGTCTGGACGATATCAACCGACAGATCGAGCAAAAGGGCAAAGAACTGGGCTTTGAATGTCATTTTTTCCAGTCCAACTGGGAGGGAGCCGTCATCGATCAGATCCATGAGGCCCGCAAGGAATACGCTGGGATTATTCTAAACGCCGGAGCCCTGACCCATTACAGCTATGCTGTGCGGGACGCTATTGCAGCCATTCACATCCCGGTGGTGGAGGTACACTGTTCCAACGTCCACGCCCGGGAGGAATTCCGCCATACGTCGGTCATCTCGCCGGTATGTGCCGGATCCATCGTAGGGTTTGGGAAGAACAGCTATCTATTGGCCCTTAACGCTTTTGAAATGCTGCTGTAAGCTCTTGTACCGCAAAAAAGGAGATGGCTTTTGTGAAACA
This genomic window contains:
- the rsfS gene encoding ribosome silencing factor, which produces MTSLEMTKEMVKILDNKKAQDLQVIGIRDLTIIADYFVIASGGSTTQVKALADEVEFQMKEKFGMMPLRTEGYNSSSWILVDYGNVVVHVFTKDTREFYDLERLWADGTKVELEELLSNEGDHSNEV
- the leuS gene encoding leucine--tRNA ligase, encoding MKYDFSTVEKKWQEIWEKEGVFHATNDTSRPKFYALVEFPYPSGQGLHVGHPRSYTALDIIARKKRLQGYNVLYPMGWDAFGLPTENFAIKNHVHPAEVTKQNIARFKQQLVSLGLSFDWSREINTTDPNYYKWTQWIFLKLFEKGLAYKKEMAVNWCNSCKCVLANEEVVNGVCERCGGEVVRKTKSQWMLGITKYAQRLIDDLDGVDYIERVKTQQRNWIGRSTGAEVNFETTSGDTLTVYTTRPDTLFGATYMVISPEHPILEKWADKLHNMDEVRTYQAEAASKSDFERTELVKDKTGVRLDGVEAINPVNGRQIPIFISDYVLISYGTGAIMAVPAHDTRDWEFAKKFNLPIIEVVKGGDVEKEAFTDCATGVMVNSGMLDGLSVEDAKVKIVDWLEQEKKGQPKVNFKLRDWVFARQRYWGEPIPIVHCDKCGYVALPEDQLPLKLPEVESYEPTQNGESPLAALTDWVNTTCPKCGGSAHRETDTMPQWAGSSWYFMRYCDPHNNDALASKEALDYWLPVDWYNGGMEHTTLHLLYSRFWHKFLYDIGVVSMPEPYAKRTSHGMILGENGEKMSKSRGNVVNPDEIVNQYGADTMRLYEMFIGDFEKSAPWSSKSIKGCKRFLDRIWDLQECIVEGGIRPELERNFHKTIKKVTIDIENLKMNTAIAAMMALLNDISDTGSITKEEFRTLLLLLNPFAPHITEELWQLVGFGSMVTSQTWPTYDESKCVDDTVEIVLQINGKVRNRLVIPADISKEDAIAAAKQDDKIASQIEGKTIVKEIYVPKKLVNLVVKG
- the rpsU gene encoding 30S ribosomal protein S21, with amino-acid sequence MPEVRVKENESLENALKRFKRQCARDSVIAEVRRREAYEKPSVRRKKKSEAARKRKFR
- a CDS encoding YqeG family HAD IIIA-type phosphatase is translated as MPIRMPDLMRKRIIQITLEDLRSFGIRGLLLDVDNTLASHGKPEPLEGVEDWITFMREAGIKMAIISNNDSARVSPFAKRLGLPFVSKAMKPLPSGVKRGIHLLGLPPDTIAVVGDQVYTDVMGAHLAGTKAVLVEPVDEYETWSFRLRRRLERGVIRRYRRMHGEDA
- a CDS encoding TIM barrel protein; translated protein: MAARFGPAGNSEEFYEAGYKRTLDAPAFLQQKGLNAYEYQCGRGVNVKEETATNLGKKAQEFGVGLSIHAPYYISLASPDEAKRDNSVNYILQSARAAKWMGATRIVVHPGGLGKFTREQATELACETLRKAVHALDEEGLGDIIVCPETMGKINQLGNLEEVLTFCRLDERMLPCVDFGHLNARTLGSLQTKEDFLAVFDQIENALGADRMRRIHVHFSKIEYSKGGEVRHLTFEDMQYGPDYQLLLDATLKKGASPTFICESAGTQTQDALAMRQYYAKQGGDPEFAASQEMTNR
- the aroQ gene encoding type II 3-dehydroquinate dehydratase; this encodes MKKLLILNGPNLNLMGEREPGVYGNESLDDINRQIEQKGKELGFECHFFQSNWEGAVIDQIHEARKEYAGIILNAGALTHYSYAVRDAIAAIHIPVVEVHCSNVHAREEFRHTSVISPVCAGSIVGFGKNSYLLALNAFEMLL